GACCGGTCTTGATGTCTATGCGATTGGTGAACATCATCGCATGGACTACACAAGCTCATCGCCGGCAATTATTTTGGCTTCGGCTGCAGCTACTACAAACCATATTCGGCTGTCCAGTGCTGTTACGGTATTGTCTTCGTCGGACCCAGTCCGTGTTTATCAGGATTTCGCCACCCTGGATAACTTAACAAATGGGCGGGCCGAGATCATGGCCGGACGCGGTTCTTTTGTCGAATCTTTTCCTCTCTTCGGATATAACTTGCAAAATTATGAGGAATTATTCCATGAGAAATTGGAGCTTTTACTCAAAATACGATCTTCAGAGAGCGTAACATGGAGCGGCAAGCACCGTGCACCGTTGCTCGATATGGGCGTATACCCGCGTGCGCAACAATTCCCGCTTCCTGTGTGGATCGCTACTGGAGGTAGTCCGGAGTCGGCCATTCGTGCCGGTCAGCTTGGTCTTCCTGTCATTTTCTCCATTATAGGCGGCATGCCGGAGCGTTTCGCTCCCTTAGTGCATTTATATCTTAAAGCAGCTCAACAAGCAGGGCACGATCCTAATCAATTGCAAATCGCCTGTCATTCGCATGGTTTTATTGCCAACACGTTTGCAGAAGCCAAAGAAAAGTATTATCCCATTATGGCCGAACAAATGAATCAAATTGGAAGGGAACGCGGTTGGGCGACTTATACACGAAGTGTATATGAGGAAGCATTGAGCCCCCGCGGCGCTCTTTATGTTGGAGATTCAGAATATGTAGCAGAAAAGATCGTACGTGTAATCAAACAACTGGGCTTGACTCGTTTTCTTTTGTACGTTGACTTTAGTACGCTTCCGCATCGTGATTTGTTAAGAACGATTGAACGATTTGGAACGTATGTCGCCCCTCTTGTCCGAAAGGAGCTAGCTAGGCATTAAAGAAAGTACACTGTTAAAAAATCCAATCCTTCATCGTTGTTATTTCTATGTTTTTAGATATATAGAATTAGAAAGGGGAACAATCAAATGATTAAATCGTGGAAAGTTTATATTTTAGCGATGATAAGTTTTTTAGTGGGAACCTCGGAATTTGTAATTGCCGGGATATTGGATCTGGTTTC
This portion of the Aureibacillus halotolerans genome encodes:
- a CDS encoding LLM class flavin-dependent oxidoreductase; this encodes MLEKRLPLELGISTFLHTNPKGRGVLPGERLRQAMEEIQLADQTGLDVYAIGEHHRMDYTSSSPAIILASAAATTNHIRLSSAVTVLSSSDPVRVYQDFATLDNLTNGRAEIMAGRGSFVESFPLFGYNLQNYEELFHEKLELLLKIRSSESVTWSGKHRAPLLDMGVYPRAQQFPLPVWIATGGSPESAIRAGQLGLPVIFSIIGGMPERFAPLVHLYLKAAQQAGHDPNQLQIACHSHGFIANTFAEAKEKYYPIMAEQMNQIGRERGWATYTRSVYEEALSPRGALYVGDSEYVAEKIVRVIKQLGLTRFLLYVDFSTLPHRDLLRTIERFGTYVAPLVRKELARH